The Thermodesulfobacteriota bacterium DNA window GTGGACGCGCTTTCGGCCTTCTTCCTCGTCCCCGTCTGCCTCCTCTCCGCCCTGGGGAGCGTCTACGGCCTGGGGTACTGGAGCGCCGCCGCCCGCCCCGGGAGCGCGGCCCGGGTGCGGGCCTGGTACGGCCTCCTGGGAGGGAGCCTCGCCCTCCTCCTGGGGGCCCGGGACGGGGTGCTCTTCCTGTGCGCCTGGGAGGGGATGGCGCTCTCGGCCTTCTTCCTGGTGGCCACCGAGGACGAGGTCCCCGAGGTGCGGGACGCGGCCTGGGTCTATCTCGTGGCCACCCACGCGGGCACGCTGCTCCTCATGGGTGCGTTTGCCGTGCTCTGCGCGGGGACGGGGTCCTTCTCGCTCCTGGAGTCCGCACTTCTGGAGTCGGGAGCGGCGAGCGCGGCTTTCCTCCTCGCCCTGGGGGGCTTCGGGCTTAAGGCGGGCCTCCAGCCGCTCCACGTGTGGCTCCCGCCCGCCCACGCCAACGCCCCCAGCCACGTCTCGGCCCTGCTCTCGGGGGTGGTCATCAAGATGGGGATCTACGGCATCCTGCGCATCACGGGGCTCCTGCCGGTGCCGCCGGCCTGGTGGGGGTGGCTCGTGCTGGGGCTCGGGGCGGTCTCGGCGGTGCTCGGGGTGGCCTACGCCCTGGGGCAGCACGACCTGAAGCGGCTGCTGGCCTACCACAGCGTGGAGAATATCGGGATCATCGCCCTGGGGGTGGGGTTGGCCCTCCTGGGGCGCTCGGCGGGCCGGCCGGAGTGGGTGGTGCTGGGGCTCGGGGGCGGGCTCCTCCACGTGTGGAACCACGGGCTCTTCAAGGGGCTCCTTTTCCTCTGCGCCGGGTCGGTCATCCACGCGGCCCACACCCGGGAGATGGACCACCTGGGGGGCCTCGCGAAGCGGATGCCCTGGACCGCGGCGGCCTTCGGGGTGGGGGCGGTGGCCATCTGCGGGCTCCCGCCCCTGAACGGTTTCGTGAGCGAGTTTCTGGTCTATCTGGGGCTGTTCCGCACGGCCCTGGCGGAGCCGGGCCGGGACGCCGGGGCGTGGCCCGCGGCCGCCCTGGCCGCGCCCGCCCTCGCCATGGTCGGAGCCCTGGCGGTGGCGTGTTTCGTCAAGGCCTTCGGGGCGGTCTTCCTGGGGGAGCCCCGCTCCGGCCACGGCCGGGGGGCCGTGGAGGCACCACCCTCGATGCTCGGGCCCATGGCGGTGCTTGCAGCGGCCTGCGCGGCCATCGGCCTCTTCCCCTGGGCGCTCGGGCCCGTGCTCGACCGGGCGGTGGGGGCTTGGGGCATGGGGCCTGGGGCATGGGGCACAGGGAGTGGGGGAGCTGCCCTGCCTCCGGTGACGGAGCTGGCGCCGCTCTCGGCGGTGGGGGCGCTGGCCCTGGGCTTGACCGCCCTCCTGGGGCTTGGGGCGTTGTGGGTCCGGGCTCGGCTGCGCCGCCGGCCGCCGGAGCCCGCCGTCACCTGGGACTGCGGTTACGCGGCGCCTTCCGCGCGGATGCAGTACTCCGCCTCGTCCTTCGCCCAGATCCTGGTGGGGCTCTTTTCCTGGGCGCTGGCGCCGGTAACCCGGCTTCCTGGGCTCTCCGGGCCCTTCCCCGGGACGGCGGCGTTCGAGAGCCGCGTGCCCGACGCCGTCCTCGACCGAG harbors:
- a CDS encoding proton-conducting transporter membrane subunit; the encoded protein is VDALSAFFLVPVCLLSALGSVYGLGYWSAAARPGSAARVRAWYGLLGGSLALLLGARDGVLFLCAWEGMALSAFFLVATEDEVPEVRDAAWVYLVATHAGTLLLMGAFAVLCAGTGSFSLLESALLESGAASAAFLLALGGFGLKAGLQPLHVWLPPAHANAPSHVSALLSGVVIKMGIYGILRITGLLPVPPAWWGWLVLGLGAVSAVLGVAYALGQHDLKRLLAYHSVENIGIIALGVGLALLGRSAGRPEWVVLGLGGGLLHVWNHGLFKGLLFLCAGSVIHAAHTREMDHLGGLAKRMPWTAAAFGVGAVAICGLPPLNGFVSEFLVYLGLFRTALAEPGRDAGAWPAAALAAPALAMVGALAVACFVKAFGAVFLGEPRSGHGRGAVEAPPSMLGPMAVLAAACAAIGLFPWALGPVLDRAVGAWGMGPGAWGTGSGGAALPPVTELAPLSAVGALALGLTALLGLGALWVRARLRRRPPEPAVTWDCGYAAPSARMQYSASSFAQILVGLFSWALAPVTRLPGLSGPFPGTAAFESRVPDAVLDRALRPVFAGAAELLGRLRVFQQGRVQAYVAYVLATLVVLFLWR